A single Curtobacterium sp. MCJR17_020 DNA region contains:
- a CDS encoding creatininase family protein, with the protein MSAGVGTVRSRRLAELSGPAVAAGFGPDTIVVQPTGAVEHHGPHLPLLTDHLLAEHIGGAAVEQAAAEGLDVWQLPTLSFTKSDEHSWAPGTVWLDSDTMFDTAVQIGRAVALTGAGTLVFANGHGGNVALLQVALREIRKRYGLKTFLMPTLARVPGPDGEDADELGLGIHGGAAETSMILHLRPDLVDMSLAERWVPEHIAGFEKIAFNGGPVSFGWLSDDFGTPGVVGDASRATASYGAVLWEHSVAEAVTSLHEIARFDPAVSRPAVARPAVARPSTALGGAPVDTPVAESPVADAAVS; encoded by the coding sequence GTGAGCGCCGGGGTCGGCACGGTCCGCTCGCGTCGGCTCGCGGAGCTGTCCGGTCCGGCCGTCGCTGCGGGCTTCGGGCCGGACACGATCGTCGTGCAGCCCACCGGCGCCGTCGAGCACCACGGCCCGCACCTGCCGCTCCTGACCGACCACCTGCTCGCCGAGCACATCGGTGGGGCGGCTGTCGAGCAGGCGGCCGCCGAGGGGCTGGACGTCTGGCAGCTCCCGACGCTGTCGTTCACGAAGTCCGACGAGCACAGCTGGGCGCCCGGCACGGTGTGGCTCGACAGCGACACGATGTTCGACACCGCCGTGCAGATCGGTCGCGCGGTCGCCCTCACCGGTGCCGGCACCCTGGTGTTCGCCAACGGGCACGGCGGCAACGTCGCCCTGCTGCAGGTCGCCCTGCGTGAGATCCGGAAGCGCTACGGGTTGAAGACCTTCCTCATGCCGACCCTCGCCCGCGTCCCCGGCCCGGACGGCGAGGACGCGGACGAGCTCGGGCTGGGGATCCACGGCGGCGCGGCGGAGACGTCGATGATCCTGCACCTGCGCCCCGACCTGGTCGACATGTCGCTCGCGGAACGCTGGGTGCCGGAGCACATCGCCGGCTTCGAGAAGATCGCGTTCAACGGCGGCCCGGTGTCGTTCGGGTGGTTGTCCGACGACTTCGGGACCCCCGGGGTCGTCGGCGATGCCAGCAGGGCGACGGCGTCGTACGGTGCCGTCCTGTGGGAGCACTCCGTCGCCGAGGCCGTGACGTCGCTGCACGAGATCGCACGGTTCGACCCGGCGGTGAGCCGTCCGGCGGTGGCCCGTCCGGCGGTGGCCCGTCCGTCGACCGCGCTCGGCGGGGCCCCCGTCGACACTCCGGTCGCCGAGAGCCCGGTCGCCGACGCTGCGGTCTCGTGA
- a CDS encoding ABC transporter permease subunit — MVTLQEAAETRAVRAAARRAAPRARRGIAWWQPVVVLAVLVGIWYAAAAYYDHVRGLAFLVPYPHLVAKAIVAPTLPDGSPSTFGSDLWSALGRTTVVSLTGLGFAIVIGVVWAMAMAQAKWLENSLYPYAVVLQCVPILALVPLIGALFGYEFVSRVIVTVMIALFPMVSNTLFGLQSADRAQRELFQLQRAGRFAQLVKLQFPAALPSIFVGLRTSAGLSVIGAIVGDQFFQRGNPGLGVLIQVTASRLMGPELYATILIASLYGVAVFLVFGLIGRLAVGRWHDFS; from the coding sequence ATGGTCACCCTGCAGGAGGCCGCCGAGACCCGCGCGGTCCGGGCCGCCGCCCGTCGTGCCGCTCCTCGGGCTCGCCGCGGCATCGCCTGGTGGCAGCCCGTCGTCGTCCTCGCCGTGCTCGTCGGCATCTGGTACGCGGCGGCCGCGTACTACGACCACGTCCGCGGACTGGCCTTCCTCGTGCCGTACCCGCACCTCGTGGCGAAGGCGATCGTCGCGCCGACCTTGCCGGACGGGTCGCCGTCCACGTTCGGCTCCGACCTCTGGTCCGCCCTCGGACGCACCACCGTCGTCTCGCTCACCGGCCTCGGCTTCGCGATCGTGATCGGCGTCGTCTGGGCGATGGCGATGGCGCAGGCGAAGTGGCTCGAGAACTCGCTCTACCCGTACGCCGTGGTGCTGCAGTGCGTCCCGATCCTCGCCCTCGTGCCGCTCATCGGCGCCCTGTTCGGCTACGAGTTCGTCAGCCGCGTGATCGTCACCGTGATGATCGCGCTGTTCCCGATGGTGTCGAACACGCTGTTCGGCCTGCAGTCCGCCGACCGCGCGCAGCGTGAGCTGTTCCAGCTGCAGCGCGCCGGCCGGTTCGCCCAGCTCGTGAAGCTGCAGTTCCCCGCCGCGCTGCCGTCGATCTTCGTCGGCCTGCGCACCTCCGCCGGGCTGAGCGTCATCGGGGCGATCGTCGGCGACCAGTTCTTCCAGCGCGGCAATCCCGGTCTCGGCGTCCTCATCCAGGTGACCGCATCGCGCCTGATGGGTCCCGAGCTGTACGCGACCATCCTGATCGCTTCGCTCTACGGCGTCGCCGTCTTCCTCGTGTTCGGCCTGATCGGCCGGCTGGCCGTCGGCCGCTGGCACGACTTCAGCTGA
- a CDS encoding ABC transporter substrate-binding protein, with translation MRTTSRLGVATAALAATAIALTGCAAGSSGSTETTAATSSTASGPKVDLSGTCPATVVVQTDWNPEGEHGHLYQMLGPNPVIDSSGKTVTGDLYANGKSTGVKLEIRAGGPAIGYTKVASQMYQDKDITLGYMSTDEQVQFSGKLPTTAVFAENDQSPMSIMWDPKTYPEVDSIKSLGTALEKDGGVVRYFSDAAYMTYLEQSGILPKKVLDGSYDGTPSKFVSAGGKDAQQGFATAEPYIYQNQVAAWGKKVDYALVSSTGWNPYPEAMSVRTGDLEKLEPCLQKLVPVMQQADVDYLKSPGATNDLITKLVQQYNNGWTYDSKVGAFAAAQMVELGLAKDTDGYIGSMDEQRMQDFIAKATPVFADTGDVKSGLKPSDLYTNEFLDKSIGLGS, from the coding sequence ATGCGCACCACCTCCCGCCTCGGCGTCGCCACCGCTGCCCTCGCCGCCACCGCCATCGCCCTCACCGGCTGTGCGGCGGGGTCGTCCGGCAGCACCGAGACGACCGCCGCGACCTCGTCGACCGCCTCCGGGCCGAAGGTCGACCTCTCCGGCACGTGCCCCGCGACGGTCGTCGTCCAGACCGACTGGAACCCCGAGGGCGAGCACGGCCACCTCTACCAGATGCTCGGCCCGAACCCGGTGATCGACTCCTCCGGCAAGACCGTCACCGGCGACCTGTACGCCAACGGCAAGAGCACCGGCGTCAAGCTCGAGATCCGTGCCGGCGGCCCGGCGATCGGGTACACCAAGGTCGCGTCGCAGATGTACCAGGACAAGGACATCACCCTCGGGTACATGTCCACGGACGAGCAGGTGCAGTTCTCCGGCAAGCTGCCCACCACGGCGGTGTTCGCCGAGAACGACCAGTCCCCGATGTCGATCATGTGGGACCCGAAGACGTACCCGGAGGTCGACAGCATCAAGAGCCTCGGCACGGCCCTCGAGAAGGACGGCGGCGTCGTCCGCTACTTCAGCGATGCCGCGTACATGACCTACCTCGAGCAGTCCGGCATCCTGCCGAAGAAGGTCCTCGACGGCAGCTACGACGGCACCCCGTCGAAGTTCGTGTCCGCGGGCGGCAAGGACGCGCAGCAGGGCTTCGCGACCGCCGAGCCGTACATCTACCAGAACCAGGTCGCGGCCTGGGGCAAGAAGGTCGACTACGCGCTCGTCTCGAGCACGGGATGGAACCCCTACCCCGAGGCGATGTCGGTCCGCACCGGCGACCTGGAGAAGCTCGAGCCGTGCTTGCAGAAGCTCGTGCCCGTGATGCAGCAGGCCGACGTGGACTACCTGAAGTCCCCGGGCGCCACGAACGACCTCATCACGAAGCTCGTGCAGCAGTACAACAACGGCTGGACCTACGACTCGAAGGTCGGCGCGTTCGCCGCGGCCCAGATGGTGGAGCTCGGCCTCGCGAAGGACACCGACGGCTACATCGGATCGATGGACGAGCAGCGCATGCAGGACTTCATCGCCAAGGCGACTCCTGTCTTCGCCGACACCGGTGACGTCAAGAGCGGCCTGAAGCCCTCCGACCTGTACACGAACGAGTTCCTCGACAAGTCCATCGGTCTGGGTTCCTGA
- a CDS encoding ThuA domain-containing protein — protein MTTTPLRITVWGENVHEQVEQHVAERYPDGMHGTIADGIRENLPEAVVRTATMQEPEHGLTDEVLAATDVLTWWGHAAHQDVDDAVVDRVHKHVLSGMGLVVLHSGHWSKIFGKLMGTTCTLRWRSEHDQELVWTVNPQHPITRGVPNPIVIPEQEMYGEYFDVPTPDELVFISGFTGGEVFRSGMTYRRGLGKIFYFSPGDQDFPVYHHKDVRRVIANATEWARPEREREIPTLRRYDLGEYFEGQHYRGPFDDAPVDDAPDNDAPVGDAPVDDHAGAQA, from the coding sequence ATGACCACCACCCCGCTGCGCATCACCGTCTGGGGCGAGAACGTCCACGAGCAGGTCGAGCAGCACGTCGCCGAGCGGTACCCCGACGGCATGCACGGCACGATCGCCGACGGCATCCGCGAGAACCTCCCCGAGGCCGTCGTCCGGACCGCCACCATGCAGGAGCCCGAGCACGGCCTGACCGACGAGGTCCTGGCCGCGACGGACGTCCTGACCTGGTGGGGGCACGCCGCGCACCAAGACGTCGACGACGCCGTGGTCGACCGAGTGCACAAGCACGTCCTGTCCGGCATGGGCCTGGTCGTGCTGCACTCCGGCCACTGGTCGAAGATCTTCGGCAAGCTGATGGGCACCACGTGCACGCTGCGCTGGCGGAGCGAGCACGACCAGGAACTCGTCTGGACCGTCAACCCGCAGCACCCGATCACCCGCGGTGTCCCGAACCCGATCGTCATCCCCGAGCAGGAGATGTACGGCGAGTACTTCGACGTGCCGACCCCTGACGAGCTCGTCTTCATCTCGGGCTTCACCGGCGGCGAGGTGTTCCGGAGCGGCATGACCTACCGCCGCGGCCTGGGGAAGATCTTCTACTTCTCGCCCGGCGACCAGGACTTCCCCGTGTACCACCACAAGGACGTCCGCCGCGTGATCGCGAACGCGACCGAGTGGGCGCGGCCGGAGCGCGAGCGCGAGATCCCCACGCTCCGCCGGTACGACCTGGGCGAGTACTTCGAGGGCCAGCACTACCGCGGTCCGTTCGACGACGCGCCCGTCGACGACGCTCCGGACAACGACGCCCCCGTCGGCGACGCCCCTGTCGACGACCACGCCGGAGCGCAGGCGTGA
- a CDS encoding FAD-binding oxidoreductase, whose amino-acid sequence MTTVTPTSVEALRAELVALLGERGVSADERTRARASVDEATMSPILSEQLPLGLADLVASPATADDIAATLQAAVRHGVPVTTRGKGTGNYGQGIPLHGGLVLDTSRARAVVEVGDGWITAEAGASMVALEQAAAATGQQLWMYPSTAQSTIGGFLSGGSGGTGSIAHGSNWQGSVTALDVALPGADELLHVEGDEAQPFVHTYGTAGVIARATVRLEPLQEWRAVYAAFPTFEDALVAVRTLRGLHPVPRLVSADRAEIAATLPSDLAVPDDRASLRAIIDDVVLDEARARIEAAGGEVLDIREGLQQTTKVSMLSYNHPIWWLKRNTSDTEYFHVEVGGEALIDRIAEVEAVYPGGMLHIEAAHVGPIGMLTAPYTGAEDVYAGYPVLRELGVRVHSPHQYYVDHGVEELVALKQRTDPAGLLNPGHVIDPSLVVSGGSTASAQPVVPGFGK is encoded by the coding sequence ATGACCACCGTCACCCCCACCTCCGTCGAGGCGCTGCGCGCCGAGCTCGTCGCACTGCTCGGTGAGCGCGGCGTGAGCGCCGACGAACGCACGCGGGCCCGCGCCTCCGTCGACGAGGCCACCATGAGCCCCATCCTCAGCGAACAGCTGCCCCTCGGCCTCGCCGACCTCGTCGCGTCGCCGGCCACCGCCGACGACATCGCCGCCACCCTGCAGGCCGCGGTCCGACACGGCGTCCCCGTCACCACCCGCGGGAAGGGCACCGGCAACTACGGCCAGGGCATCCCGCTGCACGGCGGCCTGGTCCTCGACACCTCGCGGGCACGCGCCGTCGTCGAGGTCGGCGACGGCTGGATCACCGCCGAGGCCGGCGCGTCCATGGTCGCCCTGGAGCAGGCGGCCGCCGCCACGGGCCAGCAGCTCTGGATGTACCCGTCCACCGCGCAGTCGACCATCGGCGGCTTCCTGTCCGGCGGTTCCGGCGGGACCGGGTCGATCGCGCACGGGTCGAACTGGCAGGGCTCCGTCACGGCGCTCGACGTCGCGCTCCCCGGCGCCGACGAGCTGCTGCACGTCGAGGGCGACGAGGCGCAGCCGTTCGTGCACACCTACGGCACCGCCGGCGTCATCGCCCGCGCCACCGTCCGGCTCGAGCCGCTGCAGGAGTGGCGCGCCGTCTACGCGGCGTTCCCCACCTTCGAGGACGCGCTCGTCGCGGTCCGCACGCTGCGCGGACTCCACCCGGTTCCGCGGCTCGTGAGCGCCGACCGCGCCGAGATCGCCGCGACGCTGCCGTCCGACCTGGCCGTCCCCGACGACCGGGCGAGCCTGCGAGCGATCATCGACGACGTCGTGCTCGACGAGGCCCGGGCACGCATCGAAGCCGCCGGCGGTGAGGTCCTGGACATCCGCGAGGGGCTGCAGCAGACCACGAAGGTGTCGATGCTGTCGTACAACCACCCGATCTGGTGGCTGAAGCGGAACACGAGCGACACCGAGTACTTCCACGTCGAGGTCGGCGGTGAGGCGCTCATCGACCGGATCGCCGAGGTCGAAGCCGTCTACCCCGGTGGCATGCTCCACATCGAGGCCGCGCACGTCGGACCGATCGGGATGCTCACCGCGCCGTACACCGGGGCCGAGGACGTCTACGCCGGCTACCCGGTGCTCCGCGAACTCGGCGTCCGGGTGCACAGCCCGCACCAGTACTACGTCGACCACGGCGTCGAGGAGCTCGTGGCGCTGAAGCAGCGCACCGACCCCGCGGGGCTGCTCAACCCCGGGCACGTCATCGACCCGTCGCTCGTGGTCAGCGGTGGCTCCACCGCGTCCGCGCAGCCCGTCGTCCCGGGGTTCGGCAAGTGA
- a CDS encoding pyridoxamine 5'-phosphate oxidase family protein: MTVPRGVGVSDPGTPAPASDGVDDASVPTDPLTLAASWLPAAADAPGPTMTLSTVGLDGYPDARTVLLSLFDGERLHFHTDSRSRKAAELAAVPRAAVTLHWPEAARQLVVVGDVAPVSDQEARSAYAARTPYLQALAWVNDHASAADTPARRREAWAAFVRERAGTDLEPPSTWAGFALTPVRMVFWRGATDAASNRLAYHRRADGSWSRESWPG; the protein is encoded by the coding sequence GTGACCGTGCCGCGCGGGGTGGGCGTGTCCGACCCGGGCACGCCCGCCCCGGCGTCCGACGGCGTCGACGATGCGTCCGTGCCGACGGACCCGTTGACCCTCGCGGCATCGTGGCTCCCCGCGGCGGCTGACGCCCCGGGTCCGACCATGACCCTCTCGACCGTCGGGCTCGACGGCTACCCTGACGCCCGGACGGTCCTGCTCTCGCTGTTCGACGGGGAACGTCTGCACTTCCACACCGACTCGCGGAGCCGGAAGGCCGCCGAACTCGCGGCGGTGCCCCGTGCCGCGGTGACCCTGCACTGGCCCGAGGCCGCGCGCCAGCTCGTCGTGGTCGGCGACGTGGCGCCCGTCTCCGACCAGGAGGCGCGTTCGGCCTACGCGGCCAGGACGCCGTACCTGCAGGCCCTCGCGTGGGTCAACGACCACGCGTCCGCCGCGGACACACCGGCTCGGCGCCGCGAGGCCTGGGCGGCGTTCGTCCGCGAACGGGCGGGCACGGACCTCGAGCCGCCGAGCACGTGGGCGGGGTTCGCACTCACACCGGTGCGGATGGTGTTCTGGCGCGGGGCGACGGACGCGGCGAGCAACCGGCTCGCCTACCATCGGCGCGCGGACGGGTCGTGGTCGCGGGAGTCCTGGCCGGGGTGA
- a CDS encoding Gfo/Idh/MocA family oxidoreductase, with the protein MTALRVLQVGAGGMGRAWLSTVAADPDVELVGIVDLDLDAARAGAEHAGDPSIPVGTDLTVLAAETGAQAVLDITVPVAHHPVTLQALHAGLPVLGEKPAAQTVAEALSLAAAAEATGKLFMVSQSRRYNDQLVAFRQHVRGLGAIGGLGTRFAKAPHFGGFREQMDDVLLLDMAIHAFDSARYVLERDPVSVYCESWNPSWSWYRGDAAAAAVFAFEDDVRYVYDGSWCAPGAETSWNGDWRASGAAGTALWDGDHDPSSDLDGTAGAPSAAASVGHEIAGALTSFVHAVRSGETPDGEVHGNVMSLAMVEAAIASTRTGQRIVIDEVLQRAHAEALAAERHDAVRDRLAAWGSVRSALSASVPTS; encoded by the coding sequence GTGACCGCGCTCCGCGTCCTGCAGGTCGGCGCCGGGGGCATGGGTCGGGCCTGGCTCAGCACCGTCGCCGCCGACCCCGACGTCGAGCTGGTCGGCATCGTCGACCTCGACCTCGACGCCGCGCGGGCCGGTGCCGAACACGCCGGCGATCCGAGCATCCCCGTCGGCACCGACCTGACCGTGCTCGCCGCCGAGACCGGCGCACAGGCGGTGCTCGACATCACCGTCCCGGTCGCGCACCACCCCGTCACGCTGCAGGCCCTGCACGCCGGGCTCCCCGTGCTCGGCGAGAAGCCCGCAGCGCAGACCGTCGCCGAAGCACTGTCGCTCGCCGCGGCAGCCGAGGCCACCGGCAAGCTGTTCATGGTGTCGCAGTCGCGGCGCTACAACGACCAGCTCGTCGCGTTCCGCCAGCACGTGCGCGGCCTGGGCGCGATCGGCGGCCTGGGCACCCGGTTCGCCAAGGCCCCGCACTTCGGTGGCTTCCGCGAGCAGATGGACGACGTCCTGCTGCTCGACATGGCGATCCACGCGTTCGACTCCGCCCGCTACGTGCTCGAACGCGACCCGGTGTCGGTGTACTGCGAGTCGTGGAACCCGTCGTGGTCCTGGTACCGCGGCGACGCGGCGGCGGCAGCGGTCTTCGCCTTCGAGGACGACGTCCGGTACGTGTACGACGGCTCGTGGTGCGCACCGGGCGCCGAGACCTCGTGGAACGGCGACTGGCGGGCCTCGGGTGCCGCCGGCACGGCGCTGTGGGACGGCGACCACGACCCGTCCAGCGACCTCGACGGCACCGCCGGTGCGCCGTCGGCCGCTGCCAGCGTGGGGCACGAGATCGCCGGGGCGCTGACGTCCTTCGTGCACGCCGTGCGTTCCGGCGAGACCCCGGACGGCGAGGTGCACGGCAACGTCATGAGCCTCGCGATGGTCGAGGCGGCGATCGCGTCGACCCGCACCGGGCAGCGCATCGTCATCGACGAGGTGCTCCAGCGCGCGCACGCCGAGGCACTCGCCGCCGAGCGGCACGACGCGGTCCGCGACCGCCTGGCCGCGTGGGGCTCGGTGCGCAGTGCGCTGAGTGCGTCCGTCCCCACGTCGTAG
- a CDS encoding ABC transporter ATP-binding protein yields MTTTAPPPVATTDTLLDFRNVEMTFPNGTIALQGVDLTVDRGQFVSVVGPSGCGKSTLLRIASGLETASDGSAGVAADRIGYVFQDATLLPWRTVQGNVELLAELGHVSKAERAAKAAHAIELVGLNGFETNLPKQLSGGMRMRVSLARSLTLDPELFLFDEPFGALDEITRERLNDELLRLFVEQQFAGLFITHSVSEAVYLSTEVIVMSGRPGSIVGRFDVPFPMPRDPDIRFTPEFAELVGEVSHALREGHR; encoded by the coding sequence GTGACCACCACCGCCCCGCCACCCGTCGCCACGACGGACACGCTGCTCGACTTCCGCAACGTCGAGATGACCTTCCCGAACGGCACCATCGCCCTGCAGGGCGTCGACCTCACCGTGGACCGCGGCCAGTTCGTCTCGGTCGTCGGCCCGTCCGGCTGCGGCAAGTCCACGCTGCTCCGCATCGCCTCCGGCCTCGAGACCGCGTCGGACGGGTCGGCCGGTGTCGCGGCCGACCGCATCGGCTACGTCTTCCAGGACGCCACGCTCCTGCCCTGGCGCACCGTGCAGGGCAACGTCGAGCTGCTCGCCGAGCTCGGACACGTGTCGAAGGCCGAGCGAGCCGCCAAGGCCGCCCACGCCATCGAGCTCGTCGGCCTGAACGGCTTCGAGACGAACCTGCCGAAGCAGCTGTCCGGCGGCATGCGGATGCGGGTCTCGCTCGCCCGGTCGCTCACCCTCGACCCGGAGCTCTTCCTGTTCGACGAGCCGTTCGGCGCCCTCGACGAGATCACCCGCGAACGCCTCAACGACGAACTCCTCCGGCTCTTCGTCGAGCAGCAGTTCGCCGGGCTCTTCATCACGCACTCCGTGTCCGAGGCCGTGTACCTCTCCACCGAGGTGATCGTGATGTCCGGGCGCCCCGGCAGCATCGTCGGTCGGTTCGACGTGCCGTTCCCGATGCCCCGTGACCCCGACATCCGCTTCACACCCGAGTTCGCCGAACTGGTCGGCGAGGTCTCGCACGCGCTCCGGGAAGGACACCGCTGA
- a CDS encoding carbohydrate ABC transporter permease yields MSVGLANQTVTATRAITTKRTTRAPRPRGSAKGIPFTILGCVFLAIMVFPVYWMVNTSLQATSGAATATWFPFSPTFAGYEAAFAQQGQNFLSSMIIGLGTVLLTLAIATPAAYGLARFRMRGGRVFLLVLLITQMIPAIVIANALYTLFNNIGLLNSYVGLILADSAVQVPFAILLMRAFMESIPPSLVEAALVDGASDFRAFVSIVVPISRNAIVTAALFTFLGAWGDFLIALTLTSTTAVRPITLGIYNYIGSNVTDWGPVMATSVLASLPAAVLLIFAQKYISAGALGGAVK; encoded by the coding sequence ATGAGCGTCGGACTCGCGAACCAGACCGTCACCGCCACCCGCGCGATCACGACCAAGCGGACCACCCGGGCACCCCGCCCGCGCGGTTCCGCCAAGGGCATCCCGTTCACGATCCTCGGGTGCGTGTTCCTCGCGATCATGGTGTTCCCCGTCTACTGGATGGTGAACACCAGCCTGCAGGCGACGTCCGGGGCCGCCACGGCGACGTGGTTCCCGTTCTCGCCCACCTTCGCCGGGTACGAGGCGGCGTTCGCCCAGCAGGGGCAGAACTTCCTGTCGAGCATGATCATCGGCCTCGGAACCGTCCTGCTGACGCTGGCCATCGCGACGCCGGCCGCCTACGGGCTGGCCCGGTTCCGGATGCGCGGCGGCCGGGTGTTCCTGCTCGTGCTGCTGATCACCCAGATGATCCCGGCGATCGTCATCGCGAATGCCCTGTACACGCTGTTCAACAACATCGGGCTGCTCAACAGCTACGTCGGGCTGATCCTGGCCGACAGCGCGGTCCAGGTGCCGTTCGCCATCCTGCTCATGCGGGCGTTCATGGAGTCGATCCCGCCGAGCCTGGTCGAGGCCGCACTGGTCGACGGCGCCAGCGACTTCCGGGCGTTCGTGTCGATCGTCGTGCCGATCAGCCGGAACGCCATCGTCACCGCGGCGCTCTTCACGTTCCTCGGCGCGTGGGGTGACTTCCTCATCGCACTGACCCTGACGTCGACGACCGCGGTGCGACCGATCACGCTCGGCATCTACAACTACATCGGCTCGAACGTCACCGACTGGGGACCCGTCATGGCGACCTCGGTGCTGGCGTCCCTGCCCGCTGCCGTCCTGCTGATCTTCGCGCAGAAGTACATCTCCGCTGGTGCCCTCGGCGGTGCCGTCAAGTGA
- a CDS encoding amidohydrolase family protein, with product MPRPIALLRSALLPDGRSVDVAIDGATVSTVAPAGTLAAPAEETIDLGGRLLLTAPAEPHAHLDKALSADAIRPPLGDLGAAIASWTAHATTMTVEDIAGRARTAALTLLAAGTTAVRSHVDVLSGRHSAADRPATTEQALRGARALVQVRDELAGLMDIELVALAGPLAPDEHVEAVLDLGVDLVGGAPHLAEDPLADVDRLLAIARRRGLGVDLHADESLDGPVTLDHYARASRSLRRDRQYSAGHCVRLGTLGPERLAEVVADVAAADLGVITLPITNLYLQGWQHPVATPRGLTAIQALLDAGVRVAAGADNVRDPFNPVGRSDAFETASLLVSAGHVTPDQAYAMVSDTARSVMGLPAAGPVPGRRADLLAVAATNVTDAVANAPADRIVLSRGRLVARTEVRRTVAAPAAAAAAVPA from the coding sequence GTGCCCCGCCCGATCGCCCTCCTGCGCTCCGCGCTGCTGCCGGACGGCCGCTCGGTCGACGTCGCGATCGACGGCGCGACCGTCTCGACCGTGGCACCGGCCGGCACCCTCGCGGCCCCGGCGGAGGAGACGATCGACCTCGGCGGCCGGCTGCTCCTGACCGCACCGGCAGAACCGCACGCCCACCTCGACAAGGCCCTCAGCGCCGACGCCATCCGGCCGCCGCTCGGGGACCTCGGCGCCGCGATCGCCTCGTGGACCGCGCACGCGACGACCATGACCGTCGAGGACATCGCCGGCCGTGCCCGGACCGCCGCCCTCACGCTGCTCGCCGCCGGCACCACGGCCGTCCGGAGCCACGTCGACGTGCTCAGCGGCCGGCACAGCGCGGCCGACCGGCCCGCCACCACGGAGCAGGCCCTGCGGGGCGCCCGTGCCCTCGTGCAGGTCCGCGACGAACTCGCCGGCCTGATGGACATCGAGCTCGTCGCCCTCGCCGGCCCGCTCGCCCCCGACGAGCACGTCGAGGCGGTGCTCGACCTCGGCGTGGACCTGGTCGGCGGCGCACCGCACCTCGCCGAGGACCCCCTCGCCGACGTCGACCGACTCCTCGCCATCGCCCGCCGACGGGGCCTCGGGGTCGACCTGCACGCCGACGAGAGCCTCGACGGCCCGGTGACGCTCGACCACTACGCCCGGGCGTCCCGCTCGCTGCGGCGGGACCGGCAGTACTCCGCCGGGCACTGCGTCCGGCTCGGCACACTGGGGCCGGAGCGACTCGCCGAGGTCGTCGCCGACGTGGCCGCGGCCGACCTCGGGGTGATCACGCTCCCGATCACGAACCTGTACCTGCAGGGCTGGCAGCACCCGGTCGCCACGCCGCGGGGACTCACCGCCATCCAGGCGCTCCTCGACGCCGGCGTCCGCGTCGCCGCCGGCGCGGACAACGTCCGCGACCCCTTCAACCCGGTCGGCCGGAGCGACGCCTTCGAGACCGCGTCGCTGCTCGTCTCCGCCGGCCACGTGACGCCGGACCAGGCGTACGCGATGGTGAGCGACACCGCCCGGAGCGTGATGGGCCTCCCGGCCGCCGGTCCCGTCCCGGGGCGGCGCGCCGACCTGCTCGCCGTGGCCGCGACGAACGTCACCGACGCCGTCGCGAACGCCCCCGCCGACCGCATCGTCCTGTCCCGCGGGCGACTCGTCGCCCGCACCGAGGTGCGACGGACCGTCGCCGCGCCGGCCGCAGCCGCGGCCGCCGTCCCCGCCTGA